The following are from one region of the Cyclopterus lumpus isolate fCycLum1 chromosome 21, fCycLum1.pri, whole genome shotgun sequence genome:
- the tex30 gene encoding testis-expressed protein 30 isoform X2: protein MCLPAVATDVHTAVILTHGAGGDMNFKHLVSLAHALASNGFLCFRFTCKGLHLGYKVKAYRAVWDFLKSLQRFTIKHIFVGGRSMGCRAAAALARQLSDESEDAVQGVICLSFPLHPPAQTDAHLQRSEDLRGLPEHLPVLCVSGTEDNMCDRVLFERMIKEMKAEVEVFWLKGGSHGLTVKGRFEDSVLDEVNLQVITWISKLSA, encoded by the exons TTGCAACAGATGTGCATACGGCCGTCATTCTCACACATGGGGCGGGTGGAGACATGAACTTTAAACATCTGGTTTCTCTGGCTCACGCCTTGGCTTCAAATGGCTTCCTTTGTTTCCGTTTCACATGTAAAGGTTTACACTTGGGTTATAAAGTCAAGGCGTACCGTGCTGTGTGG GACTTCTTAAAATCTCTGCAGAGGTTTACCATTAAGCACATATTCGTTGGAG GAAGGTCAATGGGATGTCGTGCTGCTGCAGCTTTAGCCAGGCAGCTGAGTGATGAATCCGAGGATGCAGTGCAGGGTGTCATCTGCCTGTCTTTCCCCCTGCATCCTCCAGCACAGACGGATGCCCATCTGCAACGAAGTGAGGATCTCAGGGGGCTACCGGAACACCTGcctgtgctgtgtgtgtcagGCACTGAGGACAACATGTGTGACAGG GTTCTTTTTGAAAGGAtgataaaagaaatgaaagctGAGGTTGAGGTTTTCTGGCTGAAAGGAGGCAGCCATGGACTGACAGTGAAGGGAAGGTTCGAGGATTCTGTGCTGGATGAAGTAAATTTACAAGTCATCACCTGGATCAGTAAACTGAGTGCATAG
- the nepro gene encoding nucleolus and neural progenitor protein, producing MAGEPWNRVNIAFPGAVSSVRVRFCSTTDVRVKDLLVENEMVLKLFRSEILQTEVRLLYELLYVLNNSSRGNKTFKGVKQVEQCINRLKSMKLDVALQELTDLCPNRIQRELSFKAGECDVPSQPMLEWLCLKVLGAGQLMSCTLSRCSRAFALSKQQLKWEEFVILNMVITSMLSRLWVIFRGILVSLSTLYQQLLELIREVANAQPMPSLKDFSLPAEMAQFLGPSDAFLLTKKPAHDHHAKYFKEQQKQKQRGQKSSVKVKNQGKMMKVNEDLGVSIERGVGLDTDMKPFLKVFRDLTEGKSFPQKRRKADKNQKFKKRVRAVTTFTDMATLLEEMIPWCESQKMEKEKRLLTFLLLKCQRMKCLEAAGYNVQRRLRTLRREACWASSPQGSVTRARRSSAAERGHARLRTRFQSLRSRFTSSKYSTLRTVVKKEQLKGQRKKSKCETTSQTTSCDSHDDIDDIFASVGF from the exons ATGGCAGGAGAACCGTGGAACAGGGTAAACATTGCGTTTCCCGGTGCCGTGTCTAGTGTCCGTGTCCGTTTCTGTTCAACTACAG ATGTACGCGTTAAAGACCTGTTGGTGGAAAATGAGATGGTGCTTAAGCTTTTTCGAAGTGAAATTCTTCAAACGGAAGTACGACTTCTCTACGAGCTGCTGTACGTCCTGAACAACAGCTCCAGAGGCAACAAGACGTTCAAAGGCGTAAAGCAG GTTGAACAATGCATAAACAGGCTGAAGAGCATGAAGCTTGATGTGGCTCTCCAGGAGCTGACCGACCTGTGTCCCAACAGAATTCAAAG ggaaCTGAGCTTCAAGGCTGGGGAGTGTGATGTCCCCAGTCAACCCATGCTGGAGTGGCTATGTCTCAAAGTGCTGGGAGCCGGCCAGCTGATGAGCTGCACATTGAGTCGTTGCAGCAGAGCTTTCGC ACTCTCAAAGCAGCAGCTGAAATGGGAGGAGTTTGTCATCTTGAACATGGTGATAACCAGCATGCTCAGTCGTCTCTG GGTGATTTTCCGCGGTATCCTGGTCAGCCTGTCCACTCTGTACCAGCAGCTCCTGGAGCTCATCAGAGAAGTAGCCAACGCCCAGCCCATGCCCTCCCTCAAAGACTTCTCCCTGCCAGCAGAGATGGCTCAGTTTCTGGGTCCTTCTGATGCATTTTTACTGACCAAAAAGCCAGCACATGATCACCATGCTAAATACTTCaaggagcagcagaagcaaaAGCAGAGGGGGCAGAAATCTTCTGTTAAAGTCAAGAACCAGGGAAAGATGATGAAGGTCAACGAAGATCTGGGTGTTTCTATTGAAAGAG GTGTAGGTCTTGACACTGACATGAAGCCCTTTCTTAAGGTTTTCAGGGACTTAACTGAG GGCAAATCCTTCCCACAGAAAAGACGGAAGGCTGACAAGAACCAAAAGTTCAAGAAACGAGTGAGAGCGGTGACTACTTTCACAGACATGGCGACCCTTCTGGAAGAAATGATTCCGTGGTGTGAATCCCAGAAGATGGAAAAGGAAAAACGTCTTTTAACCTTCTTGCTTTTAAAGTGCCAAAGGATGAAATGCCTAGAGGCAGCGGGTTACAA CGTCCAGAGGAGGTTGCGGACCTTAAGACGGGAAGCCTGCTGGGCTTCATCTCCTCAAGGGTCAGTGACAAGAGCCCGTCGATCTTCTGCTGCAGAAAGGGGACATGCTCGCCTGAGAACTCGTTTTCAGTCACTCAGGAGTCGATTTACATCCTCAAAGTACTCAACTCTGAGAACTGTTGTGAAAAAGGAACAGCTGAAAGGACAAAGGAAGAAGAGTAAATGTGAGACGACATCTCAGACCACCAGCTGTGACAGCCATGATGACATCGATGATATATTTGCCTCTGTAGGTTTTTGA